A region of Deinococcus rubellus DNA encodes the following proteins:
- a CDS encoding class A beta-lactamase-related serine hydrolase — protein sequence MSKLLLLSALLGLTLSPAALAQTTAPAMPNTAAQTTPALTPQAALTRLATATRVDASWFVPAFATALPQVTGGFQGFTSQFGALQGVDDLGGNQYRLRYAGGTVTVETQLNAAGQFTGLFLKGQQAAQSAPSPPAPSTSSMPSAANVTTPQAALTRLFSATTLSPDWFSADFLKQVPPAQLSPILAAASSGLGTFQSVEVGPQGTFTARFAQGTLPVKLASVDAQGRFTGLLLGAGVPTQKPNLAEAVAAFGKLAGTSSVVVVENGKVTGSLSPQSKLAVGSAFKLGILAELLAQMKTGQHQWSEITTLQAGDKALPSGFLQTWPDSAPLTLQTLATLMISQSDNTATNVLLRLVGRDGVGQRLGLGAVPSTRDLFALKNPANKALLDAYLKGNDTQKRTVLEQAAAAPLPPVGLFAGDAVVSPQLEWFVPVTTLCGLMNEVAALPLMQVNPGVADPSLFKTVSFKGGSEGGVLNLTTQVTTNDGRTVCLSATSNDSRAIDQTQFAGAYSRLLQAVR from the coding sequence ATGTCCAAGCTGCTTCTTTTGTCGGCCCTTCTCGGCCTCACGCTCAGCCCGGCAGCCCTGGCCCAGACGACTGCGCCCGCCATGCCCAACACTGCTGCCCAGACCACGCCCGCGCTCACTCCGCAGGCTGCTCTGACCCGCCTGGCGACGGCGACGAGAGTGGACGCCAGTTGGTTCGTTCCGGCGTTCGCCACCGCGCTGCCGCAGGTGACGGGCGGCTTTCAGGGCTTTACCAGCCAGTTCGGTGCACTTCAGGGCGTGGACGACCTCGGCGGCAATCAGTACCGGCTGCGCTATGCGGGCGGCACGGTGACAGTGGAAACCCAGCTCAACGCGGCGGGGCAGTTCACCGGGTTGTTCCTGAAAGGACAGCAAGCTGCCCAGTCTGCGCCTTCGCCGCCCGCCCCCTCAACGTCCAGCATGCCCAGTGCCGCCAACGTCACCACCCCGCAAGCCGCCCTCACCCGCCTCTTCTCAGCCACGACACTCAGCCCCGACTGGTTTTCCGCCGACTTTCTCAAGCAGGTGCCGCCCGCGCAGCTCTCTCCGATTCTGGCGGCGGCCAGCAGTGGACTCGGTACTTTTCAGAGTGTGGAGGTGGGGCCGCAAGGCACCTTCACGGCCCGCTTCGCGCAGGGCACCTTGCCGGTCAAGCTTGCCAGTGTGGACGCGCAGGGCCGCTTTACCGGGTTGCTGCTCGGTGCGGGCGTGCCCACCCAGAAGCCCAATCTGGCTGAGGCGGTGGCAGCGTTCGGCAAATTGGCGGGAACAAGCAGCGTGGTCGTCGTCGAGAACGGCAAGGTGACGGGCAGCCTCAGCCCGCAGAGCAAGCTGGCGGTGGGGTCGGCTTTCAAGCTCGGCATTCTGGCCGAGTTACTGGCCCAGATGAAGACCGGGCAGCACCAGTGGTCGGAGATCACGACCTTGCAGGCGGGCGACAAAGCGCTGCCAAGTGGTTTCTTGCAGACCTGGCCCGACAGTGCGCCGCTGACTTTGCAGACCCTCGCCACGCTGATGATCTCGCAGAGCGACAACACCGCCACCAATGTGCTGCTGCGTCTGGTGGGCCGGGACGGGGTGGGCCAGCGCCTGGGCCTGGGCGCGGTGCCGAGCACCCGCGACCTCTTCGCCCTCAAGAATCCAGCCAACAAAGCGCTGCTGGACGCTTACCTGAAGGGTAACGACACCCAGAAAAGGACGGTGCTGGAACAAGCTGCTGCTGCGCCCCTGCCACCCGTGGGCCTGTTTGCCGGGGACGCGGTGGTATCGCCGCAACTGGAATGGTTCGTGCCGGTCACAACCCTCTGCGGCCTGATGAACGAGGTCGCCGCCCTGCCGCTGATGCAGGTCAACCCCGGCGTGGCCGACCCCAGCTTATTCAAAACCGTCAGCTTCAAGGGGGGCAGCGAGGGCGGCGTGCTGAACCTGACCACCCAGGTCACGACCAACGACGGACGCACGGTCTGCCTGAGCGCCACCAGCAATGACAGCAGGGCGATTGATCAGACTCAGTTTGCAGGCGCGTACAGTCGGCTGCTCCAGGCGGTGCGCTGA
- a CDS encoding YebC/PmpR family DNA-binding transcriptional regulator, which yields MAGHSKWSQIKRKKGANDKKRSATISKHLRAITAAVRSGGSGDPAGNLSLKNVIAAAKTDNVPVDNIDNAIKRAVSSESGATDYKEAVYEGYGPGGTAIYIETLTDNLNRTVAEVRSVFTKKGGSMGNSGSVAWQFENKGVVYLPENSEAAQEAAIELGAEDMQEGEDGLEISTAPSDLYAVSEGLAGRGFKVESAQLSRVPSSTVAVSGDDVRKLMTLIEALEDLDDVQNVYSNAELPEDYEG from the coding sequence ATGGCAGGACACAGCAAGTGGTCTCAGATTAAACGGAAAAAAGGGGCCAACGACAAAAAGCGTTCGGCCACCATCAGCAAACATCTCCGGGCGATTACGGCGGCGGTTCGCTCAGGCGGCAGCGGCGACCCGGCGGGCAACCTCAGCTTGAAAAACGTCATCGCGGCGGCCAAGACCGATAACGTGCCGGTAGACAACATCGACAACGCCATCAAGCGGGCGGTCAGCAGCGAGAGCGGGGCCACTGATTACAAGGAAGCTGTCTACGAGGGTTACGGCCCCGGCGGCACCGCCATCTACATCGAGACCCTGACCGACAACCTCAACCGCACGGTGGCCGAAGTCCGAAGTGTCTTTACCAAGAAGGGCGGCAGCATGGGCAACAGCGGCTCGGTGGCCTGGCAGTTCGAGAACAAGGGCGTGGTCTATCTGCCCGAGAACTCCGAGGCCGCCCAGGAAGCCGCCATCGAACTGGGGGCCGAGGACATGCAGGAAGGCGAGGACGGGCTGGAGATCAGCACCGCGCCCAGTGACCTCTACGCCGTCTCGGAGGGCCTGGCCGGGCGCGGCTTCAAGGTGGAGAGCGCCCAGCTCAGCCGGGTGCCGAGTAGCACGGTAGCGGTCAGCGGCGACGACGTGAGGAAGCTGATGACCCTGATTGAGGCGCTTGAAGACCTCGACGACGTGCAGAACGTGTACAGCAACGCCGAGCTGCCGGAGGACTACGAGGGCTGA
- a CDS encoding ABC transporter permease: MLTLIMLEFRKLFGARSARLAALICVLLPWIWPLAPRLKGVYNLVIVSGWQVPTLSLITITQFLLPLLVALTCAEMIGTEISQGTLAPLMLRPINRSRIIVAKLITALIYPALLLAVLFVASLVAGLRFGFGDFSGGTGLGPGLFVGVGQLSSGEAFGQVLRSFLLDALALMPIAALSLLYAVAFLNTAAAALATLATIQIMNMLVVFPEALQKILITTYLDLYSRQGDLTQPIILMVIYTVGFSLLAVFAFEKRDL; encoded by the coding sequence ATGCTCACCTTGATCATGCTGGAATTTCGCAAGCTGTTCGGCGCACGCAGCGCCCGGCTGGCCGCCCTCATCTGCGTGCTGCTGCCCTGGATCTGGCCGCTCGCGCCGCGCCTCAAGGGCGTCTACAACCTGGTGATCGTCAGCGGCTGGCAGGTGCCGACCCTGTCACTGATCACCATCACCCAGTTTCTGTTGCCGCTGCTGGTGGCGCTCACCTGCGCCGAGATGATCGGCACCGAGATCTCGCAGGGCACCCTGGCTCCTCTCATGCTGCGCCCGATCAACCGCAGCCGCATCATCGTCGCCAAGCTGATCACGGCGCTGATCTACCCGGCCCTGCTACTGGCCGTCCTGTTTGTCGCCAGTCTGGTGGCAGGCCTGCGCTTCGGTTTCGGCGATTTCAGCGGCGGCACCGGGCTGGGGCCGGGCCTGTTCGTGGGCGTGGGGCAACTCAGCAGCGGCGAGGCGTTCGGACAGGTGCTGCGCTCGTTTCTGCTCGATGCCCTGGCCCTGATGCCAATTGCCGCACTCTCCCTGCTATACGCGGTAGCATTTCTCAACACGGCGGCGGCGGCGCTGGCGACCCTGGCCACCATCCAGATCATGAACATGCTGGTGGTCTTTCCCGAAGCGCTGCAAAAGATCCTGATCACCACCTACCTCGATCTCTACAGCCGTCAGGGTGATTTGACCCAGCCGATTATCCTGATGGTCATCTACACGGTGGGCTTCTCGCTGCTGGCCGTGTTCGCCTTCGAGAAACGGGACTTGTAA
- the era gene encoding GTPase Era, with amino-acid sequence MTDFSSRTGAPTHSGFVAIIGKPNVGKSTLLNAFLGVKVAPTSPRPQTTRKGVRGIYTTDEAQLVFVDTPGIHKPKDAMGKYMNQEVNTALADVDAVVWVVDLRHPPTDEDRMVARQIRELPKPLTLVGNKLDVAKYPDEAMKLYRALLEGREELNEVMLSAQNSPAQVQALRDQLLESLPENPFFFPRGASSDQSREQWAAEIIREEAMKKLRDELPYAVATRVNTWTERDDGLQRIEGEIIVEKNAHKGMVIGAGGKQLREIGQAARKQLEVFLNHKVYLGLEVIVINGWREDVEALRELGYE; translated from the coding sequence ATGACGGATTTTTCTTCACGCACAGGCGCGCCCACCCACTCCGGGTTCGTGGCGATCATCGGCAAGCCCAACGTGGGCAAGAGTACCTTGCTCAACGCCTTCCTGGGCGTCAAGGTGGCCCCCACCAGCCCGCGCCCGCAGACCACCCGCAAGGGCGTGCGCGGCATCTACACCACTGACGAGGCCCAGCTCGTGTTCGTGGACACGCCCGGCATTCACAAGCCCAAGGACGCGATGGGCAAGTACATGAATCAGGAAGTCAACACCGCGCTGGCCGACGTGGACGCCGTGGTGTGGGTCGTTGACCTGCGCCACCCGCCCACCGACGAGGACAGGATGGTGGCCCGCCAGATTCGCGAGTTGCCCAAGCCGCTGACCCTGGTCGGCAACAAACTTGACGTCGCCAAATACCCCGACGAGGCCATGAAGCTCTACCGCGCCCTGTTGGAAGGCCGCGAGGAACTCAACGAAGTGATGCTCAGTGCTCAGAACAGCCCGGCCCAGGTGCAGGCGCTGCGCGACCAACTGCTGGAAAGCTTGCCGGAAAACCCCTTCTTCTTTCCGCGCGGCGCGAGCAGTGACCAGAGCCGCGAGCAGTGGGCCGCTGAGATCATCCGCGAGGAGGCCATGAAGAAACTGCGCGACGAGCTGCCCTACGCTGTCGCCACCCGCGTCAACACCTGGACCGAGCGCGACGACGGTCTTCAGCGCATCGAGGGTGAGATCATCGTGGAAAAGAATGCCCACAAGGGCATGGTCATCGGTGCAGGCGGCAAGCAACTGCGCGAGATCGGCCAGGCCGCCCGCAAGCAGCTCGAAGTCTTCCTGAACCACAAGGTCTACCTGGGCCTGGAAGTCATCGTGATCAACGGCTGGCGCGAGGACGTGGAAGCGCTGCGCGAACTGGGCTACGAGTAA
- a CDS encoding malate dehydrogenase: MKEPVRVAVTGAAGQIGYSLLFRIAAGDMLGPDQPVILQLLEVTPALKALSGVVMELNDGAFPLLHSIVTSDDPMVAFKDADYALLVGAMPRKAGMERGDLLSANGGIFKPQGEALSEVASRGVKVLVVGNPANTNALIAQQNAPKLDPKQFTAMVRLDHNRAISQLAAKIGSPVSAVKNITIWGNHSSTQYPDLSQATVNGKPALGQVDQSWYETEYIPTVAKRGAAIIEARGASSAASAASAAIDHMRDWALGTQEGEWVSMGIPSDGSYGIPEGLIYGFPVTVKGGQYTVVPNLPVSDFSRARMDATAQELAEERDAVRGLGLVK, encoded by the coding sequence ATGAAAGAACCTGTACGTGTGGCCGTCACCGGAGCGGCTGGTCAGATCGGCTATAGCTTGCTGTTTCGCATCGCGGCGGGCGACATGCTCGGCCCCGATCAGCCAGTCATTTTGCAACTCTTAGAAGTCACCCCGGCCCTCAAGGCGCTCAGCGGCGTGGTTATGGAACTCAACGACGGGGCCTTTCCGCTGCTGCACAGCATTGTGACCAGCGACGACCCGATGGTGGCTTTCAAGGACGCCGATTACGCCCTGCTGGTCGGCGCGATGCCGCGCAAGGCGGGCATGGAGCGCGGCGATCTGCTGTCGGCCAACGGCGGCATCTTCAAGCCGCAGGGCGAGGCGCTCAGCGAGGTCGCCAGCCGGGGCGTGAAGGTGCTGGTGGTCGGCAACCCCGCCAACACCAACGCCCTGATCGCCCAGCAGAACGCCCCCAAACTCGACCCCAAACAGTTCACGGCGATGGTGCGGCTCGATCACAACCGCGCCATCTCGCAGCTCGCCGCCAAAATAGGGTCGCCGGTCAGCGCGGTCAAGAACATCACCATCTGGGGCAACCACAGTTCCACCCAGTATCCGGACCTTTCGCAGGCCACCGTGAACGGCAAACCGGCGCTGGGCCAGGTCGATCAGTCGTGGTACGAAACCGAGTACATTCCCACTGTCGCCAAGCGCGGAGCCGCCATCATCGAGGCGCGGGGAGCCAGCAGCGCGGCCAGTGCGGCGAGTGCGGCCATTGACCATATGCGCGACTGGGCGCTGGGCACCCAGGAGGGCGAGTGGGTCAGCATGGGTATTCCCTCGGACGGCAGTTACGGTATCCCCGAGGGCCTGATTTACGGCTTCCCGGTGACGGTTAAAGGTGGCCAGTACACTGTCGTGCCGAATTTGCCGGTGAGCGACTTCAGCCGCGCCAGGATGGACGCCACCGCCCAGGAGCTGGCCGAGGAGCGCGACGCGGTGCGCGGCCTGGGTCTGGTCAAGTAA
- a CDS encoding RuvX/YqgF family protein, whose protein sequence is MVGFAVNHGGLVFGRGSFERTRLKNDLKVILHKQRQEGAASLVLGLPLRTDGLPSPAADRIRSFGTELQRAGAQVVYQDERFTTRRARELGATDLDEAAAVQILELYVQGLAMRSQTEPG, encoded by the coding sequence ATGGTGGGTTTCGCGGTCAATCACGGGGGACTGGTGTTCGGGCGCGGCAGCTTCGAGCGCACCCGTCTCAAGAATGATCTCAAGGTCATCCTGCACAAGCAGCGGCAGGAAGGCGCGGCGTCGCTGGTACTGGGGCTGCCGCTCAGGACCGACGGCCTGCCGAGTCCGGCGGCGGACCGCATCCGCTCGTTCGGCACCGAACTGCAACGCGCCGGGGCACAGGTGGTGTACCAGGACGAGCGCTTCACCACCCGCCGCGCCCGCGAACTCGGCGCAACCGATCTGGATGAGGCCGCCGCCGTGCAGATTCTGGAACTGTACGTGCAGGGACTGGCCATGCGGTCTCAAACAGAACCGGGGTGA
- a CDS encoding prepilin peptidase, with protein MNVDAFGVVVLFVLGLLIGSFTNVLIWRLPRGENIAFPPSHCPNCDHPLSPLDLVPVVSWAALGGKCRYCKAPISPRYPIIELISGVAYAAIALLFPLSSFGTGVIGLCLLFTILLAASVIDFETYTIPDELTLPGTVIGLIFGAVNGAALSPLPHFEAALRGALMGAGVLVAISLLGGWVLRRFRERLYPELPIGYQQIALALFGGVLFGGLWGSWWTALAGGAALGVISTVVNAAARRVIRIPELLTLGGSLLALAFFSARGSISLLTGLQGGLAAAGAISLLAGLYWWIGSRNDTADDDDAPGDPTAMGFGDVKLAAVIGAFLGFERLLVALAVAVVVGAVLGLIQRFTGGENKLKFGPYLAIGAVVALLWGAAIIDAYTAYLGL; from the coding sequence GTGAATGTGGACGCCTTCGGAGTAGTTGTTCTGTTCGTGCTGGGCTTACTCATCGGCTCGTTTACCAATGTGCTGATCTGGCGCTTGCCGAGGGGCGAGAACATAGCCTTCCCGCCGAGCCACTGCCCCAACTGTGACCATCCGCTCAGCCCGCTCGACCTGGTGCCGGTGGTGTCGTGGGCGGCCCTGGGCGGCAAGTGCCGCTACTGCAAGGCTCCTATCAGCCCGCGCTATCCCATCATCGAGCTGATCAGTGGGGTGGCCTACGCGGCCATTGCCCTGCTGTTCCCGTTGAGCAGCTTCGGCACGGGCGTGATTGGGCTGTGCCTGCTGTTCACCATCTTGCTGGCGGCCTCGGTCATCGATTTCGAGACCTACACCATCCCCGACGAGCTGACCCTACCGGGCACGGTCATTGGGCTGATCTTCGGGGCCGTCAACGGCGCGGCCCTCTCGCCCCTGCCCCATTTTGAAGCTGCCCTGCGCGGGGCCCTGATGGGCGCGGGCGTGCTGGTGGCCATCAGTTTGCTGGGCGGCTGGGTGCTGCGGCGCTTTCGTGAGCGCCTGTATCCCGAGTTGCCCATCGGTTACCAGCAGATCGCCCTGGCCCTGTTCGGCGGCGTGCTGTTCGGCGGGTTGTGGGGCAGTTGGTGGACGGCCTTGGCGGGCGGCGCAGCGCTGGGCGTGATTTCCACTGTCGTCAACGCAGCAGCCCGCCGGGTGATTCGCATTCCCGAACTGCTGACCCTGGGCGGCTCGCTGCTGGCACTGGCCTTTTTCAGCGCACGCGGCAGCATTTCACTGCTGACGGGCCTGCAAGGGGGCCTGGCCGCCGCCGGAGCCATCAGCCTGCTGGCAGGCCTGTACTGGTGGATCGGCAGCCGCAATGACACCGCCGATGACGACGACGCCCCCGGCGACCCCACTGCAATGGGTTTCGGAGACGTCAAACTGGCCGCCGTCATCGGGGCGTTCCTGGGCTTCGAGCGCCTGCTGGTGGCCCTGGCCGTCGCAGTGGTCGTCGGTGCTGTCCTGGGCCTGATCCAGCGCTTCACGGGCGGCGAGAACAAACTGAAATTCGGGCCGTATCTGGCGATTGGCGCAGTGGTGGCGCTGCTGTGGGGCGCAGCAATCATTGACGCCTACACAGCTTATCTGGGGCTGTGA
- a CDS encoding GNAT family N-acetyltransferase, with the protein MPDLLPPPLLSAGPFTLRPFHLGDATVVMEAGRDPLIPLVTTVQAGGNLQQAEAFIKRQHQRLSTGQGYSLAIANAQDQAIGQIGLWPAAQGRASIGYWVVSSQRRQGVAVQALRSISRWGLSLPELHRLELYIEPWNESSWRTAERAGYQREGLLRSWQTVGEKRRDMWMYSLIQHDPEC; encoded by the coding sequence ATGCCTGACCTCCTGCCTCCCCCTCTGCTGAGCGCCGGACCATTCACCTTGCGTCCCTTTCACCTGGGCGACGCCACCGTTGTCATGGAGGCCGGGCGCGACCCGCTCATTCCACTTGTGACCACCGTACAGGCGGGCGGCAATCTACAGCAAGCAGAAGCCTTCATCAAACGCCAGCATCAGCGGCTCAGCACCGGTCAAGGCTATTCTCTGGCTATCGCCAATGCCCAGGATCAGGCGATCGGCCAAATTGGGTTGTGGCCAGCAGCGCAGGGCCGCGCCAGCATTGGGTACTGGGTGGTTTCCAGCCAGCGGCGGCAAGGCGTCGCCGTTCAGGCCCTGCGCTCCATCTCCCGGTGGGGGTTGAGCCTGCCGGAGTTGCACCGACTCGAACTGTACATTGAACCCTGGAACGAGAGCTCCTGGCGCACCGCCGAGCGGGCCGGTTACCAGCGCGAGGGACTGCTGCGAAGTTGGCAGACGGTAGGCGAAAAGCGGCGCGACATGTGGATGTACTCGCTCATTCAGCATGACCCGGAGTGCTGA
- a CDS encoding Rrf2 family transcriptional regulator, protein MRLSTTDIYAFQALGYLGTQDAQRWVASEEISEQTRIARPYLVRILAALSAKGVVKSKKGIGGGYVLARKPQLISLCEVVRAVDGPVAPLSCVSLNWRESCPEEDRCHARNTVYTRMRDAMLAVLQEFSVQDLVTDASQGVSYSLCLEHLLKPNA, encoded by the coding sequence ATGCGCCTGTCAACCACCGATATCTACGCCTTTCAGGCGCTGGGCTACCTCGGCACCCAGGACGCCCAGCGCTGGGTCGCCAGTGAAGAGATCAGCGAGCAGACCCGCATCGCCCGACCTTATCTGGTGCGGATTCTGGCGGCGCTGAGCGCCAAGGGCGTGGTCAAGAGCAAGAAGGGCATCGGCGGCGGCTACGTGCTGGCCCGCAAGCCGCAACTGATCTCGCTGTGCGAGGTGGTGCGCGCCGTGGACGGTCCGGTTGCGCCGCTGTCATGCGTTAGCCTCAACTGGCGCGAGAGCTGCCCGGAAGAAGACCGCTGCCACGCCCGCAACACGGTCTACACCCGGATGCGCGACGCCATGCTGGCGGTGTTGCAGGAGTTCAGCGTGCAGGACCTGGTGACCGACGCCTCGCAGGGCGTGAGCTACAGCCTGTGCCTGGAGCATCTGCTCAAGCCCAACGCCTGA
- the rplS gene encoding 50S ribosomal protein L19 — translation MTQSKIPKINRGAILRSIEQPHIKSGLPDFQAGDTVRVETKVVEGTRTRTQAFEGVVIAINHGGSRKSFTVRKISFGEGVERVFPYNTPLISKITVLERGKVRRAKLYYLRELRGKAARIKNDRGRVMKDAARNKQVKADTEAAQVRQAQADAEAAQVAASQQAQEAQAAQDQAAQAQAVDTQTPESQTPETQGE, via the coding sequence ATGACTCAGAGCAAGATTCCCAAGATCAACCGTGGCGCGATTCTGCGTTCCATCGAGCAGCCGCACATCAAATCCGGTCTGCCGGACTTCCAGGCGGGCGATACCGTCCGTGTGGAAACCAAAGTGGTGGAAGGCACCCGCACCCGCACCCAGGCTTTTGAGGGCGTTGTCATCGCCATTAACCACGGGGGAAGCCGTAAGAGCTTTACCGTCCGCAAGATCAGTTTCGGTGAAGGTGTCGAGCGCGTGTTTCCCTACAACACCCCGCTGATCAGCAAGATCACGGTGCTGGAGCGCGGCAAGGTGCGCCGGGCCAAGCTGTACTACCTGCGCGAACTGCGCGGTAAGGCGGCCCGCATCAAGAACGACCGTGGCCGCGTGATGAAAGACGCTGCCCGCAACAAGCAGGTCAAGGCCGATACCGAGGCTGCCCAGGTCCGCCAGGCGCAGGCCGACGCGGAAGCCGCCCAGGTGGCCGCTTCCCAGCAGGCCCAGGAAGCTCAGGCAGCCCAGGATCAGGCGGCCCAGGCCCAGGCCGTGGACACCCAGACTCCTGAATCACAGACGCCCGAAACCCAGGGCGAGTAA
- a CDS encoding Uma2 family endonuclease, with translation MGDLAFKAMSVEEYLRTEESSPVKREYVGGFVYPLHGATLSQAGTSKVHMRLSLNFVCALDTAALRSECRLHRAGMRLKIVSRSSFSYPDIMVVCGPDNGEAYLETEPCLLVEVLSKGTARGGSTLTSAAPIRGATSCGSSARSRAAAASLCRAWTSR, from the coding sequence ATGGGCGACCTCGCCTTCAAAGCGATGAGCGTCGAGGAATATTTGCGAACTGAGGAGAGTAGTCCGGTCAAGCGCGAGTACGTCGGCGGGTTCGTGTATCCGCTGCACGGCGCGACGCTGTCCCAGGCGGGCACGAGTAAGGTCCACATGCGCCTGAGTCTCAATTTCGTGTGTGCCCTGGACACCGCCGCTTTGCGCTCCGAGTGCCGCCTGCATAGGGCCGGTATGCGGCTCAAGATCGTGTCGCGCAGCAGCTTTTCCTACCCGGACATCATGGTGGTCTGCGGTCCTGACAACGGCGAGGCGTACCTCGAGACCGAGCCGTGCCTGCTGGTCGAGGTGCTTTCGAAGGGCACGGCCAGAGGCGGGTCTACGCTTACCAGCGCGGCACCGATCCGTGGGGCGACGAGTTGTGGCAGCTCAGCGAGGTCGCGGGCAGCGGCAGCGTCGCTGTGCCGTGCCTGGACCTCTCGCTAA
- a CDS encoding ABC transporter ATP-binding protein, giving the protein MSQVLSRRTAPTKATPSVVRRLYGLLTPYRRTVFIGMACLVGSVAAELYPPLVWGRVVDQGLMKRDWTYIGWELVVLVGVFAVQQLLAAWRGLLLERAGQQLTFDLRMRLYNKLAGQSATYFESQRSGDLLSRVTADVDGIQDVLLRGTDAVLGNALRLIGVVTIFIALQPLLGVVVTLPMLAVALLLRRYNVEVRPAYRAARNRLGDLSALVADRLAGIRVVQGFAREAAEARKVEGIGQALYQEGVKAVQMRNRTFPVVRFVANFGNILMLGGGVLLIARGQFTLGGLLAYRGYGRYFYGPIDDLVNINDLLQRAEASGRRIFQVLDAPEAVTEQPDAHDLALPARGELAFENVTFGYDSAQPVLRNLSLRVAAGERVALLGASGAGKSTLIGLTTRTYDPQGGRVTLDGQDVRELTLPSLRRAAAVMQQDTFLFHDTVLENVRYARPDATPAEVQAALEVAGAADFVAALPQGLETMVGERGVRLSGGQRQRLAIARVLIARPAVLLLDEPTSALDTESEAQIVDALERLMRGRTALIVTHRLSLARSADRIVVLEGGQVVEEGTPAALRRQMGRYAALEEAALMTGGALAND; this is encoded by the coding sequence ATGTCTCAGGTTTTGTCACGCCGCACCGCGCCCACCAAGGCCACACCCTCGGTGGTTCGCCGCCTTTACGGGCTGCTGACGCCCTACCGCCGCACCGTGTTTATCGGTATGGCCTGTCTGGTGGGCAGCGTGGCCGCCGAACTCTACCCGCCGCTGGTGTGGGGCCGGGTCGTCGATCAGGGGCTGATGAAGCGCGACTGGACCTATATCGGCTGGGAACTGGTGGTGCTGGTGGGGGTGTTTGCCGTGCAGCAACTCCTGGCGGCCTGGCGCGGTCTGCTGCTGGAGCGGGCCGGGCAGCAACTCACCTTCGATCTGCGGATGCGGCTTTACAACAAACTGGCCGGGCAATCGGCGACTTATTTCGAATCGCAGCGCTCCGGTGACCTGCTCTCGCGCGTCACCGCCGACGTGGACGGCATTCAGGACGTGCTGCTGCGCGGCACCGACGCGGTGCTGGGCAATGCCCTGCGCCTGATCGGGGTCGTCACCATCTTCATCGCCCTCCAGCCGCTGCTGGGCGTGGTCGTGACCCTGCCGATGCTGGCGGTGGCCTTATTACTGCGGCGCTACAACGTCGAGGTGCGCCCGGCCTACCGCGCCGCCCGCAACCGGCTGGGCGACCTCTCGGCGCTGGTGGCCGACCGGCTGGCAGGCATCCGGGTGGTGCAAGGTTTTGCCCGTGAGGCTGCCGAGGCCCGCAAGGTCGAGGGCATCGGACAGGCGCTCTATCAGGAAGGAGTGAAGGCCGTGCAGATGCGCAACCGCACCTTTCCGGTGGTCCGGTTCGTCGCCAACTTCGGCAATATCCTGATGCTGGGCGGCGGGGTGCTGCTGATTGCCAGGGGGCAGTTCACGCTGGGCGGGCTGCTGGCCTACCGGGGCTACGGGCGCTACTTTTACGGCCCGATTGATGATCTGGTCAATATCAACGACCTGCTCCAGCGCGCCGAGGCCAGTGGGCGGCGCATCTTTCAGGTGCTCGACGCGCCTGAGGCGGTGACCGAGCAGCCGGACGCCCACGATCTGGCGCTGCCCGCACGCGGCGAACTGGCCTTCGAGAATGTCACCTTTGGCTACGATTCGGCCCAGCCGGTATTGAGAAACCTCAGCCTGCGGGTGGCGGCGGGCGAACGGGTGGCCCTGCTGGGCGCGTCGGGTGCGGGCAAGAGTACCCTGATCGGGCTGACCACCCGTACCTACGATCCGCAGGGCGGGCGGGTCACGCTCGACGGTCAGGATGTACGTGAGCTGACTTTGCCCTCGCTGCGCCGCGCCGCCGCCGTGATGCAGCAGGACACCTTCCTCTTCCACGACACCGTACTGGAGAATGTGCGCTACGCCCGTCCGGACGCCACGCCCGCCGAGGTGCAGGCCGCACTGGAGGTGGCGGGCGCGGCTGACTTCGTGGCCGCTCTGCCGCAGGGCCTGGAGACGATGGTGGGGGAGCGCGGGGTGCGGCTGTCAGGCGGGCAGCGTCAACGGCTGGCGATTGCGCGGGTGCTGATCGCCCGCCCCGCCGTGCTGCTGCTCGACGAACCCACCTCGGCGCTCGACACCGAGTCCGAAGCGCAGATCGTGGACGCCTTGGAGCGGCTGATGCGCGGGCGCACCGCTTTGATCGTCACCCACCGCCTGTCGCTGGCCCGCAGCGCCGACCGGATCGTGGTGCTGGAGGGGGGCCAGGTGGTGGAGGAAGGCACGCCCGCCGCGCTGCGCCGCCAGATGGGCCGCTACGCCGCACTGGAGGAAGCTGCGCTGATGACTGGCGGAGCATTGGCGAACGACTGA